From Providencia sp. R33, a single genomic window includes:
- the ccmB gene encoding heme exporter protein CcmB: MFWLLIRRELKIAFRSFSELVNPLWFFLIVITLFPLSIGPEPQLLSRISVGIFWVAAILSSLLSLERLFKDDYLDGSLEQLLLAPHPLFITVFAKVIAHWLVTGLPLILLSPIAALMLSFNGDTLMVLAGTLLLGTPVLSFIGAIGAALTVSLKKGGVLVSLLVLPLYIPVLIYATGTMEAHSFKMPLDGYFAILAALFAASITFSPLAIAAALKINISNS, translated from the coding sequence ATGTTTTGGTTATTAATTAGGCGAGAACTGAAAATTGCTTTTCGCAGTTTTTCTGAGTTAGTTAACCCACTGTGGTTTTTCCTGATTGTTATTACGCTTTTTCCGCTGAGCATTGGGCCTGAGCCCCAGCTATTATCGCGTATTTCTGTGGGTATTTTTTGGGTTGCCGCAATTTTGTCTTCTTTGCTTTCTTTAGAGCGTTTATTTAAAGATGACTACCTTGATGGCTCACTTGAGCAGCTGTTGTTAGCGCCTCATCCTTTGTTTATCACCGTTTTCGCAAAAGTCATTGCGCACTGGTTAGTGACAGGATTACCGCTGATTTTATTGTCACCGATAGCGGCGCTGATGTTGTCATTTAATGGCGATACCTTAATGGTACTTGCGGGAACGTTGCTGCTCGGTACGCCCGTTTTAAGCTTTATTGGCGCGATAGGCGCAGCGCTGACAGTGTCATTAAAAAAAGGCGGTGTGTTAGTCAGTTTGCTGGTATTACCGTTATATATTCCTGTGCTGATTTATGCGACAGGTACCATGGAAGCCCACAGTTTCAAAATGCCATTAGATGGCTATTTTGCCATTCTCGCCGCATTATTTGCCGCAAGTATTACTTTCTCCCCTTTAGCAATTGCGGCAGCGTTGAAAATCAATATTAGTAATAGCTAA
- a CDS encoding ShlB/FhaC/HecB family hemolysin secretion/activation protein, with translation MFLKRNFIYGSILLTVCFPIVAKASLLKPDNTDNLFNRQTQQQQAQQQQFEAKAPDVSLLAPIAKTQLQFPEETPCFVIEQVEITGQKGLPHWVPVQRLANQAVGHCIGIDGINLLITDVQNRLISHGWITSRVLVPEQDLSTGTLKLVVLPGKVQKVLFTDDSSQYSTLYTAMPAHAGNLLDLRDIEQGLENLQRLPTVKASMEMIPGDGPGETQIVINRQQSRYWHASAWADNTGSKSTGKNQAGIMLALDNPTSLSDLFYITATRDLSFSSSKDTTNYSAHYSVPFGYWQFATTASDYEYTQTIAGMNDDIQYRGKSKSLNLQLSNVLYRDATAKTTATYDVNLRETRNFVRDTEIENQKRRTTSWKLGLNHRQYIGQSTITASASYQHGTRWFGAMPAFEETNDPNSREYATALAKVMQFSASASIPFHVLDQQLRFETQYLRQISDRQLTPQDQFSIGNRWTVRGFDGERTLSADQGWTLRNTLSWVTPIPNQELYLGADYGEIGGHGTYRNLGNHLAGGAIGLRGAISAANLSYDLSIGTPFSKPDGFKTDPATFAFSVNWNY, from the coding sequence ATGTTTTTAAAGCGTAATTTTATCTATGGATCAATTTTACTTACCGTTTGTTTTCCTATTGTCGCAAAAGCCTCATTATTGAAACCTGATAATACAGATAATTTATTTAATCGGCAGACACAGCAGCAGCAAGCGCAACAACAACAGTTTGAAGCGAAAGCGCCTGATGTCAGCTTGCTTGCTCCTATTGCAAAAACACAGTTGCAATTTCCTGAAGAAACGCCATGTTTTGTGATTGAACAGGTTGAAATAACAGGACAGAAAGGGCTACCTCATTGGGTTCCAGTGCAACGTTTAGCCAATCAAGCAGTTGGGCATTGCATTGGTATTGATGGCATCAATCTCTTAATTACTGACGTACAGAATCGTTTGATCAGCCATGGTTGGATCACTTCCCGTGTGTTGGTGCCTGAGCAAGATTTATCCACGGGCACACTTAAATTGGTGGTTTTACCTGGTAAGGTACAAAAAGTTCTCTTTACTGATGACTCTTCTCAATACAGCACGTTATATACCGCGATGCCAGCGCATGCTGGGAACTTATTAGATTTACGTGATATTGAGCAAGGCCTCGAAAATTTGCAACGTTTACCAACTGTAAAAGCGTCGATGGAAATGATCCCCGGGGATGGGCCGGGTGAAACGCAAATTGTGATTAATCGACAACAGTCACGCTACTGGCATGCGAGCGCATGGGCAGATAACACAGGGTCAAAAAGTACCGGTAAAAACCAAGCAGGTATTATGCTTGCCTTGGATAATCCTACTTCGCTTAGCGATCTTTTCTACATTACTGCAACTCGCGACTTGAGCTTTTCAAGTAGTAAAGATACGACGAACTACAGTGCCCACTATTCTGTTCCTTTTGGTTATTGGCAATTTGCAACCACAGCAAGTGATTATGAATACACACAAACAATTGCTGGTATGAATGATGATATTCAATACCGTGGGAAAAGTAAGAGCTTAAACTTGCAGCTCAGCAATGTGCTATATCGCGATGCAACAGCAAAAACTACGGCAACGTATGATGTTAACTTACGGGAAACACGCAACTTTGTTCGTGATACCGAAATTGAAAACCAAAAGCGCCGTACCACCTCTTGGAAACTGGGTCTCAATCATCGTCAATATATCGGGCAGTCAACGATCACTGCGAGCGCAAGCTATCAGCATGGAACTCGTTGGTTTGGTGCGATGCCTGCTTTTGAAGAAACGAACGATCCTAACTCAAGGGAATATGCTACAGCGCTGGCAAAAGTGATGCAATTTTCGGCCTCCGCAAGCATTCCTTTTCATGTTTTAGACCAACAACTGCGTTTTGAAACCCAATATTTACGCCAAATTAGTGACAGACAGCTCACTCCTCAAGATCAATTCAGTATTGGTAACCGCTGGACGGTCCGGGGTTTTGATGGGGAACGCACACTCAGTGCAGACCAAGGGTGGACGCTAAGAAATACCCTTTCATGGGTAACACCAATTCCGAACCAAGAGCTCTATCTTGGGGCAGACTATGGGGAAATTGGCGGGCACGGCACATACCGTAATCTTGGCAATCACCTTGCGGGGGGCGCAATTGGCCTGCGAGGAGCGATCAGTGCGGCTAACCTCAGTTATGACCTCTCTATTGGTACACCATTCTCTAAACCTGACGGATTTAAAACGGATCCGGCGACGTTTGCATTTTCTGTTAACTGGAATTACTAA